The following proteins come from a genomic window of Pirellula staleyi DSM 6068:
- a CDS encoding MotA/TolQ/ExbB proton channel family protein encodes MQSRGSSLLAWGNWLRLAAVLVALVGVSRLIDAGSAIPLSAQETESEALPADDADAPSGPAAAPPRQRGFIDTLIAGGYIGVIIILLSMVAVGFIVEHSLSIRKSRLMPEEALDQLEEWIAAGDLDAATQFCEDPRNHSLATDVILAGLTRFRSSQFGFAEYKSAVEEAGEDYTASLYRKTDVLSVIGAIAPMLGLFGTVEGMMESFNTIAESGGMARPDQLADSIGKALVTTWLGLLVAIPAMVAFSIFRNKIDSIVSECGKRVERVLLPLGRKRTN; translated from the coding sequence ATGCAATCGCGCGGCTCGAGCCTATTGGCCTGGGGAAACTGGTTGCGACTAGCGGCTGTACTGGTGGCGCTTGTCGGCGTTTCGCGTCTCATCGACGCTGGTTCAGCGATTCCACTGAGCGCTCAAGAGACTGAGAGTGAAGCCTTACCCGCCGACGATGCCGATGCGCCGTCTGGTCCTGCGGCTGCTCCGCCTCGTCAGCGTGGGTTCATCGACACACTGATTGCCGGTGGCTATATCGGTGTGATCATCATCCTGCTCTCGATGGTGGCGGTTGGTTTTATCGTCGAGCATTCGCTTTCGATTCGTAAAAGCCGCCTCATGCCCGAGGAAGCACTCGATCAGCTCGAAGAATGGATTGCAGCGGGAGATCTCGACGCCGCCACACAATTTTGCGAAGACCCACGCAACCATTCCCTAGCCACCGATGTGATTCTGGCTGGCCTGACCCGTTTTCGCAGCAGTCAGTTCGGCTTTGCGGAATACAAATCGGCGGTCGAAGAAGCGGGGGAAGATTACACCGCTTCGCTCTACCGCAAGACCGATGTGCTGAGTGTGATTGGAGCCATCGCGCCGATGCTCGGACTGTTTGGCACGGTGGAAGGGATGATGGAGTCTTTCAATACGATTGCCGAGAGTGGGGGTATGGCCCGCCCTGATCAACTGGCCGATAGCATCGGCAAAGCGCTCGTGACCACCTGGCTTGGACTTCTCGTCGCAATCCCCGCGATGGTGGCTTTCAGCATTTTCCGCAACAAGATCGACTCAATCGTTTCGGAATGTGGCAAACGCGTTGAACGTGTCTTGTTGCCACTCGGACGAAAGCGGACCAACTAA
- a CDS encoding c-type cytochrome has translation MKRSLLVALILLALATFSSRTSLAEDFIPRRQKMPPGPPVSAEEAIKRMVVPAGFTVEVVAAEPDIVNPVAMTFDEQGRIWVTESFEYPRLSAGPGRDRVKVLEDTDHDGKVDKVTIFAEGLNIPSGIAVGHGGVWVANSPDILFLQDTDGDLKADKQEVIVTGFGRTDTHELPNSLTWGPDGFLYGLNGVFNFSSVAHGGKKHDFTCAMFRIDPRKRTFELFCEGTSNPWGIAFNHQGEAFISACVIDHLWHLTETGYYHRQGGPYPPHTWKLESIVKHKHQEAAYCGIHYFDSDAYPAEYRDKLYMGNIHGGCINTDSVAPKGSTYFGTGHPDFLTANDPWFMPVVQKTGPDGSLYVLDWYDRYHCYQDANRDPAGIDRLKGRLYRIRYEGTPRAGAMNFAKLSTPDLIAQLEAGNDMLRSTAVRILAERRDPAAVEPLEAMVLSDRGQKFRLQALFALISSGPLRSEFHAKLLSSDEPVLRSWGVRAAGNQGEIDAALVARVKELAVDADPTVKLQVAIAAKKIKGLEPQATLLTVLSESGDDPQLAQIVWQNLHPLLETESEHFVALLSTIPVSKSPAWPQMLPRSIDRILSSRSASPTAVAAIFALVASGPQQNLDAASACLAILSERVQSRELSGEALAALKTRIDAPIEGILAGDKANRLYTGATLLAATLGNEKALAAAREILKDAGQTDAHRLQAIAAITSSGNSSVLVDALAVVTSEKGSLNLRSGVLASLGRLEDPAVAAQLVAVYAKLDPELRPRTIELLTQRLSWSKLLLAEISAGKISPSSLNASQVRKLLAIGDMSIAAEVAKHWGSVRADRDPDREKVIAEMRTLLRSGKGNPVEGQAVFSRVCGQCHKLHGAGQEVGPDITSNGRGSFEQLLSNVFDPSLVIGASYQARVVLTADGRVLTGLLVEDNEQRIVLKMQGGKLETIARDDIDDVKVSPLSLMPEKLETTIKPQEMLDLFALLTLDRPPSDPEARLIPGTVAIQDREEPSPAKWNELTTQIVPGWNVVRSGEGGVALIGDHFGRSALRLHPTDRNAGAILSRKVTIAPDKKTRLLLNVSYDPRGDWHLRVKASEKLLHEGPVSEKTASGGWQELSIDLTPFAGKTIDLQVLNDPSGWAYEFGFIGRAEIVVE, from the coding sequence ATGAAACGCTCGCTCCTCGTCGCACTGATTCTGCTCGCTCTTGCGACCTTCAGTTCGCGCACCTCGCTGGCCGAAGACTTCATTCCTCGTCGCCAAAAAATGCCCCCCGGCCCACCAGTATCGGCTGAAGAGGCCATCAAGCGGATGGTCGTCCCCGCAGGCTTTACGGTGGAAGTCGTTGCTGCGGAGCCCGATATCGTCAACCCCGTCGCGATGACCTTCGACGAACAAGGTCGCATCTGGGTGACCGAAAGTTTCGAGTATCCACGCCTCTCAGCAGGCCCCGGCCGCGATCGCGTGAAAGTGCTCGAAGACACCGATCACGATGGCAAAGTCGACAAGGTCACCATCTTTGCTGAAGGGCTCAACATCCCCTCGGGCATCGCTGTCGGACATGGGGGTGTGTGGGTCGCTAACTCCCCCGACATTCTCTTTCTGCAAGATACCGACGGCGATCTGAAGGCCGACAAGCAGGAAGTGATCGTCACTGGATTTGGCCGGACCGATACGCACGAACTTCCGAACTCTCTGACCTGGGGCCCCGACGGTTTTCTCTATGGCCTCAACGGCGTGTTTAACTTTTCGAGCGTCGCGCACGGCGGCAAGAAACACGACTTCACCTGCGCGATGTTTCGGATCGATCCACGCAAACGTACCTTCGAACTTTTTTGCGAAGGGACGAGCAATCCGTGGGGAATCGCGTTCAATCATCAGGGGGAAGCGTTTATCAGTGCTTGCGTGATCGATCATCTGTGGCACCTGACAGAAACGGGCTACTACCATCGCCAAGGTGGTCCCTATCCGCCGCATACGTGGAAGCTTGAGTCGATCGTGAAACACAAGCATCAAGAAGCGGCTTACTGCGGCATTCACTACTTCGATAGCGATGCTTATCCGGCGGAATATCGCGACAAACTCTACATGGGGAACATTCACGGTGGCTGTATCAACACCGATTCCGTCGCCCCCAAGGGAAGCACCTATTTCGGAACGGGCCACCCCGATTTTCTGACCGCTAACGATCCGTGGTTCATGCCTGTCGTGCAGAAAACGGGGCCCGATGGATCGCTCTATGTTCTGGACTGGTACGACCGTTATCATTGCTATCAAGACGCGAATCGCGATCCTGCCGGGATCGATCGGCTGAAAGGTCGTCTCTATCGCATTCGCTACGAAGGGACGCCCCGAGCAGGCGCAATGAACTTTGCAAAGCTGAGTACTCCCGATCTGATCGCGCAGCTCGAAGCCGGGAACGACATGCTCCGTAGCACGGCTGTGCGCATTCTCGCTGAGCGGCGCGATCCCGCTGCGGTCGAGCCGCTGGAAGCGATGGTCCTCTCCGATCGGGGACAGAAATTCCGCTTGCAGGCTCTGTTTGCACTCATCAGCAGCGGACCACTCCGGTCGGAGTTTCACGCGAAACTTCTTTCCAGCGACGAGCCCGTACTTCGCTCGTGGGGCGTTCGCGCTGCGGGCAACCAAGGTGAAATCGACGCAGCCCTTGTCGCGCGTGTGAAAGAGCTTGCCGTCGATGCCGATCCCACGGTGAAACTGCAAGTGGCGATCGCAGCCAAAAAGATCAAGGGGCTCGAGCCTCAGGCGACGCTGCTGACAGTCCTTAGCGAGTCGGGCGACGATCCACAGCTCGCCCAAATTGTGTGGCAAAACTTGCACCCACTCTTGGAAACCGAGAGCGAGCATTTTGTCGCACTACTGTCGACGATTCCGGTCAGCAAGTCTCCCGCTTGGCCGCAAATGCTCCCGCGCTCGATCGACCGCATTCTCTCGAGCCGCAGTGCTTCGCCGACAGCTGTGGCTGCAATCTTCGCGCTGGTGGCAAGTGGTCCACAGCAGAACCTCGATGCCGCCTCGGCATGCCTGGCGATCCTCTCGGAGCGTGTGCAGTCGCGCGAACTTTCGGGAGAGGCTCTGGCCGCTTTGAAAACACGTATCGATGCGCCAATCGAGGGGATACTTGCCGGCGACAAAGCCAATCGACTCTACACCGGTGCCACGCTCCTCGCCGCTACGCTGGGGAATGAAAAGGCCCTCGCGGCTGCTCGCGAGATTCTTAAGGATGCCGGTCAGACCGACGCGCATCGCTTACAAGCGATCGCTGCCATCACTTCCAGCGGCAATAGCAGTGTGCTGGTCGATGCCTTGGCGGTGGTCACGAGCGAGAAGGGCTCGCTGAATCTGCGCAGTGGTGTGCTGGCTTCGCTCGGTCGACTCGAAGATCCAGCCGTCGCAGCGCAGCTGGTGGCGGTCTACGCGAAGCTCGATCCTGAACTGCGACCTCGCACGATTGAGCTGCTGACGCAGCGCCTTTCGTGGAGCAAATTACTCCTGGCCGAAATTAGTGCTGGAAAGATTTCCCCCAGTTCGCTCAACGCTAGTCAGGTCCGAAAACTTTTGGCGATTGGTGATATGTCGATCGCTGCCGAAGTTGCCAAGCACTGGGGAAGTGTACGCGCCGATCGCGATCCTGATCGCGAAAAGGTAATTGCCGAAATGCGAACACTCCTTCGCAGTGGTAAAGGGAATCCGGTGGAAGGGCAGGCGGTCTTCAGCCGCGTTTGTGGTCAATGCCACAAGCTCCACGGAGCAGGGCAGGAAGTGGGACCCGATATCACGAGCAACGGTCGAGGTTCTTTCGAGCAACTTTTGTCGAATGTGTTCGACCCGAGTTTGGTGATCGGCGCGTCGTATCAAGCACGCGTGGTGCTGACAGCCGATGGACGGGTCCTCACCGGACTACTCGTGGAAGATAACGAGCAGCGTATCGTCCTGAAAATGCAGGGTGGTAAGCTCGAAACGATCGCTCGCGACGACATCGACGATGTGAAAGTGAGTCCTCTTTCGCTGATGCCGGAGAAGCTCGAAACGACTATCAAGCCCCAAGAGATGCTCGACCTGTTTGCGCTCCTCACGCTCGATCGTCCGCCAAGTGATCCCGAAGCCAGATTGATTCCTGGTACTGTGGCAATTCAAGATCGCGAAGAGCCGAGCCCAGCTAAGTGGAACGAGCTTACAACGCAGATCGTCCCTGGCTGGAATGTTGTCCGGAGCGGAGAAGGGGGCGTGGCATTGATTGGCGATCACTTCGGTCGCTCGGCACTTCGCCTTCATCCAACCGATCGCAACGCAGGGGCGATTTTGTCCCGTAAGGTGACGATTGCGCCCGACAAAAAGACCCGTTTGCTGCTCAACGTTTCGTACGATCCTCGAGGGGACTGGCACCTGCGCGTGAAGGCCAGCGAGAAGCTGCTGCACGAAGGTCCTGTGAGTGAGAAGACAGCGAGCGGCGGCTGGCAAGAGCTGTCGATCGATCTCACACCTTTCGCTGGAAAAACGATCGATCTGCAGGTCCTCAACGACCCTTCCGGCTGGGCCTATGAATTTGGCTTCATTGGCCGGGCCGAGATCGTTGTCGAATAG
- a CDS encoding fucose isomerase, whose protein sequence is MNYALPERPSAPRAGKNEILLIANGDLRLTANQRCWAAQAEMETQLTEAVEACGKTLRRAHPYKEVEQHGFIGSQKEGMEVFRGIDPDAPLIVAEAVWQYSHHVLHGLSTHRGPILTVANWSGTWPGLVGMLNLNGSLTKAGVKYSSLWSEDFSSEAFRKKLARWIAKGKLRHATDHVVALSDVKIPSRERKLGQALAKELLRDKAIMGVFDEGCMGMFNAIIPDHLLHPTGVFKERLSQSALYYETTQVSDAEATAVREWMEREGLKFHTGPKHETDLTDAQILLQCKMYIAAVRIADDFGCATIGIQYQQGLKDLLPASDLVEGTLNNGSRPPVSSRDGQRLLYPGQPLPHFNEVDECAGLDGLLIYRLHKAMGEPVENTLHDLRWGDVDQSGTVDDYVWVFLISGSAPPAHFIGGWKGASSERQPAMYFPSGGGTLKGISRPGEIVWSRIYVEDDQLKIDLGRGGVVELPEAETERRWQATTSQWPIMHAVTYGVSRDQMMARHKSNHIQVVYASSAEAADRALLARAAMASELGMKVAICGTKKEGQAWE, encoded by the coding sequence ATGAACTACGCTCTTCCAGAACGTCCCAGCGCACCTCGCGCGGGAAAAAACGAAATCTTGCTCATTGCCAATGGCGACTTGCGACTCACAGCCAATCAGCGCTGCTGGGCCGCTCAGGCCGAGATGGAAACGCAGCTGACCGAGGCGGTCGAGGCGTGTGGCAAGACACTGCGCCGCGCTCATCCCTACAAAGAGGTCGAGCAGCATGGCTTTATTGGCTCGCAGAAGGAAGGGATGGAAGTCTTTCGTGGCATCGATCCCGATGCGCCACTGATTGTCGCCGAAGCGGTGTGGCAATACTCGCATCACGTGCTGCATGGTCTCTCGACGCATCGCGGCCCGATTCTCACCGTGGCCAATTGGTCGGGAACATGGCCCGGGCTTGTCGGGATGCTGAACCTGAACGGATCGCTGACGAAAGCAGGGGTGAAGTACAGCTCGCTTTGGAGCGAAGATTTCTCGAGCGAAGCGTTTCGAAAGAAACTTGCCCGCTGGATTGCGAAAGGGAAGCTTCGCCATGCCACCGATCACGTGGTCGCGCTTTCCGACGTCAAAATTCCCTCGCGAGAACGCAAATTGGGGCAGGCTCTCGCCAAAGAACTGCTGCGCGATAAAGCGATCATGGGAGTCTTCGACGAAGGTTGCATGGGGATGTTCAATGCCATCATCCCCGATCACCTGCTCCATCCCACCGGCGTGTTTAAAGAACGTTTGAGCCAAAGTGCACTCTACTACGAAACCACGCAAGTTTCCGATGCGGAAGCAACCGCAGTGCGCGAGTGGATGGAGCGCGAAGGGCTGAAGTTTCACACCGGACCGAAACACGAAACCGATCTCACCGACGCGCAGATCCTGCTGCAATGCAAAATGTATATCGCCGCCGTTCGTATCGCTGATGATTTCGGCTGCGCGACGATTGGCATCCAGTATCAGCAAGGGCTGAAGGACTTGCTTCCTGCAAGCGATCTGGTGGAAGGGACGCTCAACAACGGTTCGCGTCCTCCGGTTTCGAGTCGCGATGGCCAGCGGCTGCTCTACCCTGGTCAGCCTCTGCCACACTTCAACGAAGTGGACGAGTGCGCGGGGCTCGATGGACTCTTGATCTATCGCTTGCACAAGGCGATGGGTGAGCCGGTGGAGAACACGCTGCACGATCTGCGCTGGGGCGATGTCGATCAGTCGGGAACAGTCGACGACTACGTCTGGGTATTCCTCATCAGCGGCAGCGCACCACCGGCACACTTCATTGGTGGCTGGAAAGGGGCGTCAAGCGAACGACAGCCTGCGATGTATTTCCCCAGTGGCGGCGGCACGCTGAAGGGAATTTCGAGGCCGGGCGAAATCGTTTGGAGTCGCATCTACGTGGAAGATGATCAGCTCAAGATCGATTTGGGGCGTGGCGGGGTTGTCGAACTTCCGGAAGCAGAGACCGAGCGTCGCTGGCAAGCGACTACCTCGCAGTGGCCGATCATGCATGCCGTGACCTATGGTGTCTCGCGCGATCAAATGATGGCCCGCCACAAGAGCAATCACATCCAGGTGGTGTACGCCAGTTCTGCCGAAGCAGCTGATCGCGCACTTTTGGCGCGGGCTGCGATGGCGTCTGAACTGGGGATGAAGGTGGCGATCTGCGGTACGAAGAAGGAAGGCCAGGCCTGGGAATAA
- a CDS encoding SDR family oxidoreductase, whose translation MAEQKLRGKTALITGAGRGIGKGIAIAFAREGARLILTSRTPEELVEAAAECIEAGALEAITCPADLSDESQLLELFEFARARFESLDLLVNNAGAFDGGPLDELSTEAWDKVMNLNVRAPFLCTREALKWMKPKQSGRIINLGSIAGSRVRPESAAYSASKHAIWGLTQVTALEGREYGVTCCCLKPGNIAVERRMNSGNPIDDEPMIAIEDIAEVALLMATLPPTALMLEATVLPHRQLYVGRG comes from the coding sequence ATGGCTGAGCAAAAACTACGCGGAAAAACCGCCCTCATCACCGGTGCAGGGCGTGGAATTGGAAAAGGAATCGCCATCGCTTTCGCGCGCGAAGGGGCCCGGCTAATCCTCACCTCACGCACGCCCGAAGAGCTCGTCGAAGCTGCTGCGGAGTGCATTGAAGCGGGCGCGCTCGAAGCGATCACTTGCCCAGCCGACCTCAGCGACGAGTCGCAGTTGCTCGAACTTTTCGAGTTCGCGCGGGCACGTTTCGAGTCGCTTGATTTGCTGGTGAACAACGCGGGCGCGTTCGACGGTGGACCGCTCGACGAGCTGTCAACCGAAGCGTGGGACAAGGTGATGAACCTCAACGTGCGGGCGCCGTTTCTCTGCACACGCGAAGCGCTGAAGTGGATGAAGCCAAAGCAAAGCGGACGGATCATCAACCTCGGTAGCATCGCGGGAAGTCGTGTCCGTCCCGAGTCGGCTGCGTACTCCGCATCGAAGCATGCGATTTGGGGACTCACGCAAGTCACCGCGCTCGAAGGGCGCGAGTATGGCGTCACGTGCTGCTGCCTTAAGCCGGGGAACATTGCGGTCGAGCGGCGCATGAATTCGGGTAATCCGATCGACGACGAACCGATGATCGCCATCGAGGATATCGCCGAAGTCGCGCTGCTGATGGCAACGCTGCCACCCACGGCACTAATGCTCGAGGCAACCGTACTGCCACATCGACAGTTGTACGTAGGTCGCGGATAG
- a CDS encoding YdeI/OmpD-associated family protein, producing MAKKKVAKKSSAKVKSATPVVALPENSFQPKNRKAWQTWLAKNYQRPIGVWLITLKKSAALSRSQAFITYDESVEDALCVGWVDSIRRKVDDERSMLYFAPRKPKSGWSRLNKTRIEKLQAAGLMQPAGQAKIDAAIADGSWTKLDAVEDLVLEGDLLAALRSYPKALANFEAFPRSAKRGVLEWVAQAKRAETRAKRIEEIARLAAENRRANQWYSDSKKNT from the coding sequence ATGGCCAAGAAGAAGGTCGCCAAGAAGTCGTCGGCGAAGGTAAAGTCAGCGACGCCGGTTGTAGCGCTGCCGGAGAATTCGTTTCAGCCCAAGAATCGAAAAGCGTGGCAAACGTGGCTGGCAAAGAACTATCAGCGACCGATCGGTGTTTGGCTCATCACGCTGAAGAAGTCGGCAGCCCTTTCCAGATCGCAAGCGTTCATCACTTACGACGAGTCGGTCGAAGATGCGCTCTGCGTAGGCTGGGTAGATAGCATTCGACGCAAAGTCGACGACGAGCGCTCGATGCTCTACTTTGCTCCGCGCAAGCCCAAGAGTGGCTGGTCGCGGCTGAACAAAACTCGCATCGAAAAGTTGCAAGCAGCTGGGCTGATGCAGCCTGCGGGGCAGGCCAAAATCGATGCCGCCATTGCCGATGGGAGCTGGACCAAACTCGACGCCGTCGAAGATCTGGTGCTGGAAGGGGATCTGCTCGCCGCACTGCGGAGCTATCCCAAGGCTCTGGCCAACTTCGAAGCTTTTCCACGGTCTGCCAAACGCGGTGTGCTGGAATGGGTCGCCCAGGCAAAGCGCGCTGAAACGCGTGCCAAGCGGATCGAAGAAATCGCACGCCTAGCGGCTGAGAATCGTCGCGCGAATCAGTGGTACAGCGACAGTAAGAAGAATACGTAA
- a CDS encoding DMT family transporter, with product MLALATFFWGSNYLVGTIAIQYTPAFTLTYYRWLLACVPLMVLAQVLERPDWRAVWRNLPLLAALAICGISVYSSLMYLSLVYTTPMNAALINAVNPSLIVLAASFFLRERLTPIGIVGIALGLVGVAVVLTHGNLMAILHHRYNVGDLMMLGCVCFWTVYTLIARRLHGVRPITSTAVQSVLAVISLTPFALYFDNYTLSLEPTAITCIVYVVLGPTIASYLLWNIALTRIPASQGAVFMNLIPIYAAILSTMLGKPVTMAQICGGLLVIAGVLLSSQSSHRVEKSIGKAATS from the coding sequence ATGCTCGCCCTGGCTACCTTCTTCTGGGGCAGCAACTACTTGGTGGGGACCATCGCCATCCAGTACACCCCTGCCTTCACGCTCACCTACTATCGTTGGCTCTTGGCCTGCGTGCCACTGATGGTGCTGGCTCAGGTGCTCGAGCGTCCCGACTGGCGAGCGGTTTGGCGCAATCTTCCGCTACTGGCAGCACTGGCTATCTGCGGCATTTCGGTCTATAGCTCGCTGATGTATCTGTCGCTGGTCTACACCACCCCGATGAACGCCGCACTCATCAATGCAGTTAACCCGTCGCTGATTGTCCTCGCAGCATCGTTCTTTCTGCGCGAGCGACTAACGCCGATCGGAATCGTCGGCATCGCGCTCGGGCTCGTGGGCGTGGCTGTGGTGCTAACACACGGAAATCTCATGGCGATTTTGCACCATCGCTACAACGTAGGCGACCTCATGATGCTGGGCTGCGTTTGCTTCTGGACCGTCTACACCCTCATCGCCCGCCGATTACATGGTGTGCGTCCCATCACGTCGACTGCAGTGCAATCGGTGCTCGCCGTCATTTCGCTCACACCTTTCGCCCTGTACTTCGACAACTACACCCTTTCGCTCGAGCCGACTGCCATCACCTGCATTGTTTACGTGGTGCTTGGTCCGACGATTGCATCGTACTTGCTGTGGAATATTGCCCTCACTCGCATTCCCGCCAGCCAAGGGGCGGTGTTCATGAACCTGATTCCGATCTATGCCGCGATCCTGAGCACGATGCTAGGAAAGCCCGTCACAATGGCACAGATTTGCGGCGGTCTGCTGGTAATTGCTGGCGTGCTACTGAGTAGCCAAAGCAGCCATCGGGTGGAGAAGAGCATTGGCAAAGCAGCGACGAGCTAG
- a CDS encoding ParB/RepB/Spo0J family partition protein, with the protein MTKDRRLGRGLAALLGAPLDASPAEEAPATLPLTTNLASLSSDASTAPALSIAREEDDPKTSLVMIPVGEIEENPFQPRREFSESEISSLAESLKQHDMLQPILVRVVKGRYQLISGERRLRAATQAGWAKIPARVREADDRLVAELAIVENLQRKDLNPIEKALSFKRYLDEHRCTQEDLAKRLSIDRSTIANLMRLLELPPVVLEGLRTGTITAGHARALLPLGDERMQMDLCRRIEREELSVRDIERMVQQQLDGEDAPTTIPIGGKKNKKSTGPVQSLEQELRMALGTKVEIKQSTKGRGKILVHFTSHEEFDRLRELITQAALGDSRDVG; encoded by the coding sequence GTGACTAAAGACCGACGCTTGGGACGAGGACTTGCCGCATTGCTCGGTGCACCTCTCGATGCCTCGCCAGCCGAAGAGGCTCCTGCGACCCTGCCGCTGACCACCAATCTGGCCTCGCTCTCGAGCGATGCTAGCACCGCACCTGCCCTCTCGATCGCCCGGGAAGAAGACGATCCGAAAACCTCGCTGGTGATGATTCCTGTCGGCGAGATCGAAGAGAATCCGTTTCAGCCGCGGCGCGAGTTCAGCGAGAGCGAGATTTCATCGCTGGCCGAAAGCTTGAAGCAGCACGACATGCTGCAGCCGATTCTGGTGCGTGTGGTGAAGGGGCGCTATCAGCTGATCTCCGGCGAACGTCGCCTCCGCGCCGCCACTCAAGCAGGCTGGGCCAAGATCCCCGCCCGCGTTCGCGAAGCCGACGATCGCCTGGTCGCCGAACTCGCCATCGTCGAGAACCTGCAGCGCAAGGATCTTAACCCGATCGAAAAAGCCCTCTCGTTCAAACGCTACCTCGACGAGCATCGCTGCACCCAAGAAGACCTCGCCAAACGGCTGTCGATCGACCGATCGACCATCGCCAACCTGATGCGTCTTTTGGAACTGCCGCCGGTCGTGCTCGAAGGACTTCGTACCGGCACGATCACCGCTGGTCACGCCCGCGCGCTGCTACCCCTCGGCGACGAGCGGATGCAGATGGACCTCTGCCGACGGATCGAGCGCGAAGAACTGAGCGTTCGCGACATCGAGCGGATGGTGCAGCAACAACTCGACGGCGAAGACGCACCGACTACCATCCCGATCGGCGGAAAGAAAAACAAAAAGAGCACCGGCCCGGTGCAGTCGCTCGAGCAAGAACTGCGGATGGCCCTGGGAACGAAAGTCGAGATCAAGCAGTCGACCAAGGGTCGCGGGAAGATCTTGGTCCACTTCACCAGCCACGAGGAGTTCGACCGGCTGCGAGAACTCATCACCCAAGCTGCCTTGGGCGACAGCCGCGACGTCGGTTAG
- a CDS encoding AAA family ATPase, whose amino-acid sequence MVRIVCVANQKGGVGKTTTAINLAVGMAASGARTLLIDLDPQCNATSGLGQQPTPRHPLVKRDPIHESVVKTYAEGLELLPGSRSFQDVDALAKTPAAQAATLRTHLMSELEGYDQVLIDCPPSLGTLTQTALAASTEVLMPIQCEYFAMEGLTQMINVIRSVMQQHPGRLEFGGILLTMFDERFELTHEVDNEVRDFFGEIVFDTVIPRDVAVAEAPSHGIAAIDYDPRARGSRAYLELCMEVLGRD is encoded by the coding sequence ATGGTCCGCATTGTGTGTGTCGCCAATCAGAAGGGAGGGGTGGGAAAGACAACCACCGCCATCAACCTTGCCGTCGGCATGGCCGCCAGCGGTGCGCGAACACTCTTGATCGACCTCGACCCGCAGTGCAACGCCACCTCCGGACTGGGGCAACAGCCTACGCCGCGACATCCGCTGGTGAAGCGCGACCCGATCCACGAATCGGTGGTGAAGACCTATGCCGAGGGGCTCGAACTGCTTCCCGGTAGTCGCAGCTTTCAGGATGTCGACGCCCTCGCCAAAACTCCCGCTGCGCAAGCAGCCACCCTCCGCACACACTTGATGAGCGAGCTCGAAGGTTACGACCAGGTGCTGATCGACTGCCCACCGTCGCTCGGCACCCTCACGCAAACCGCGCTCGCCGCTTCGACCGAAGTCTTGATGCCCATCCAGTGCGAGTACTTCGCCATGGAAGGGCTCACCCAGATGATCAATGTCATCCGCTCGGTGATGCAGCAGCATCCCGGTCGGCTGGAGTTCGGCGGCATCCTGCTAACGATGTTCGACGAGCGTTTTGAACTCACCCACGAAGTCGACAACGAAGTGCGCGACTTCTTCGGCGAGATTGTTTTCGACACCGTGATTCCCCGCGATGTTGCCGTAGCCGAGGCTCCCAGCCATGGCATCGCAGCGATCGACTACGACCCAAGAGCACGAGGCTCGCGGGCTTATCTTGAACTTTGCATGGAGGTGCTTGGACGTGACTAA